A window of the Janthinobacterium agaricidamnosum NBRC 102515 = DSM 9628 genome harbors these coding sequences:
- the cmk gene encoding (d)CMP kinase: MPTSHIPVIAIDGPTASGKGTVAHRVADKLGFHYLDSGALYRLTALSALRRGTDLHDEHALAKLAEHLQCSFAGGEILLAHENVSDAIRAEAVGNTASKIAALPAVRQALFALQLGFRKTPGLVADGRDMGTVIFPHAPLKVFLTASVEARAQRRYKQLIDKGFSATMEDLLMDLQARDERDTHRAIAPLVPAEGAFVLDTSGMTADQAVDQVLKWYAAVVK, encoded by the coding sequence ATGCCGACATCCCACATCCCAGTCATCGCCATCGACGGCCCGACCGCTTCCGGCAAGGGCACGGTGGCGCACCGGGTGGCCGACAAGCTCGGTTTCCATTACCTCGACTCCGGCGCGCTGTACCGGCTGACGGCGCTCAGTGCGCTACGCCGCGGTACCGACTTGCACGACGAGCATGCGCTGGCCAAGCTGGCCGAGCATTTGCAGTGCAGCTTCGCCGGCGGCGAAATCCTGCTGGCGCATGAAAATGTCAGCGATGCGATCCGCGCCGAAGCGGTCGGCAATACCGCATCGAAGATCGCCGCCCTCCCTGCCGTAAGGCAAGCCTTGTTCGCCTTGCAACTGGGTTTTCGCAAGACGCCGGGACTGGTGGCGGACGGGCGCGACATGGGCACGGTGATTTTTCCGCATGCCCCGTTGAAAGTTTTCCTGACTGCAAGTGTCGAGGCGCGTGCGCAACGCCGATATAAGCAATTGATAGACAAGGGATTTTCTGCTACTATGGAAGACCTTCTGATGGATTTGCAGGCGCGAGACGAACGTGATACTCACCGTGCGATCGCGCCGCTGGTGCCGGCGGAAGGGGCGTTTGTCCTCGATACGTCCGGAATGACAGCCGATCAGGCCGTCGATCAGGTGTTGAAATGGTATGCCGCTGTCGTCAAGTAA
- the aroA gene encoding 3-phosphoshikimate 1-carboxyvinyltransferase — protein MSQNKTHYPHHLDLKPVMHVEGAVRLPGSKSISNRVLLLAALAEGTTRIVDLLASDDTLVMLTSLTALGVHWTQEEQTDPHTLHQVHHVQGAGGIFPNHAADLFMGNAGTAIRPLTAALAVIGGDYTLHGVARMHERPIGDLVDALNAVGAQIEYTGEQGFPPLRIRRGHIHAQRMKVAGNVSSQFLTALLMVAPLMAQQHSVTIEVAGELISKPYIQITLNLMKRFGVTVEQDGWSSFTIGPGQKYQSPGLIHVEGDASSASYFLAAGAIAGGPVRVEGVGRDSIQGDVRFVEALQQMGVAITMGENWIEARSSGVLKAIDADFNHIPDAAMTIAIAALYADGTSTLRNIASWRVKETDRIAAMATELRKLGAEVEEGADYLRVTPPAAIRPATIDTYDDHRMAMCFSLASLDGAARRGTEVRINDPKCVAKTFPEYFAAFASIAHENLI, from the coding sequence ATGAGTCAGAATAAAACACACTACCCGCACCATCTCGATTTAAAGCCGGTGATGCACGTCGAGGGCGCCGTGCGCCTGCCGGGCTCGAAAAGCATTTCCAACCGCGTGCTGCTGCTGGCCGCGCTGGCCGAAGGCACCACCAGGATCGTCGACTTGCTGGCATCGGACGACACGCTGGTGATGCTCACCTCGCTGACCGCGCTGGGCGTGCACTGGACCCAGGAAGAGCAAACCGATCCGCATACGCTGCACCAGGTGCACCATGTGCAAGGCGCCGGCGGCATCTTCCCGAATCACGCGGCCGACCTGTTCATGGGGAACGCCGGCACCGCGATCCGTCCGCTGACGGCGGCGCTGGCCGTGATTGGCGGCGACTACACGCTGCACGGCGTGGCGCGCATGCATGAGCGGCCGATCGGCGACCTGGTCGATGCGTTGAACGCAGTCGGCGCGCAAATCGAGTATACCGGCGAGCAGGGCTTCCCGCCGCTGCGCATCCGCCGCGGCCACATCCACGCGCAGCGCATGAAAGTGGCCGGCAATGTGTCGAGCCAGTTCCTGACCGCGCTGCTGATGGTGGCGCCGCTGATGGCGCAACAGCACAGCGTGACCATCGAGGTGGCCGGCGAACTGATTTCGAAGCCGTACATCCAGATCACGCTGAACCTGATGAAGCGCTTCGGCGTCACCGTCGAGCAGGACGGCTGGTCGTCGTTCACCATCGGGCCGGGCCAGAAATACCAAAGCCCGGGTCTGATCCACGTCGAGGGCGATGCGTCGTCGGCGTCGTATTTCCTGGCGGCCGGCGCGATTGCCGGCGGACCGGTGCGGGTCGAGGGCGTGGGCCGCGACAGCATCCAGGGCGACGTGCGCTTCGTCGAAGCGCTGCAGCAGATGGGCGTGGCCATCACGATGGGCGAAAACTGGATCGAAGCCCGTTCCAGCGGCGTATTGAAAGCCATCGACGCCGATTTCAATCACATCCCCGACGCGGCGATGACGATCGCCATCGCCGCGCTGTATGCCGACGGCACCAGCACCTTGCGCAATATCGCCAGCTGGCGCGTCAAGGAAACCGACCGCATCGCGGCCATGGCGACCGAATTGCGCAAGCTGGGCGCCGAGGTGGAAGAGGGCGCCGATTACCTGCGCGTGACGCCGCCGGCGGCGATCCGGCCGGCCACCATCGACACTTACGACGACCACCGCATGGCGATGTGCTTTTCGCTGGCCTCGCTGGATGGCGCGGCGCGCCGTGGCACGGAAGTGCGCATCAACGATCCGAAATGCGTGGCCAAGACTTTCCCCGAGTATTTCGCGGCCTTTGCCAGCATCGCGCACGAAAACCTGATTTAA
- a CDS encoding prephenate dehydrogenase produces MLNKVVIVGVGLIGGSFARALKHAGAVGTVVGVERSAASLARALELGIIDVATDDLAQALDGADLVLLAAPVAQTEAILAALLPHLQAGTVLSDAGSTKTDVVAAARRALGAKVHQFVPGHPIAGRETNGPDAAIIDLYRGKKVVLTPLAENAAADVERVAQAWRACGALIHALTPQEHDKVFASVSHLPHLLAFALVDDIAHKPHADLLFQYAASGFRDFTRIAGSSPEMWRDISLANQAALLNELDAYLSQLTQLRGMLAAGDGAAIEAVYGNAQRAREQWIATIESAEAPAAARSHP; encoded by the coding sequence AATAAAGTTGTTATTGTCGGCGTCGGCTTGATCGGCGGCTCGTTTGCGCGGGCCTTGAAGCACGCCGGCGCGGTCGGCACCGTGGTTGGCGTCGAGCGTTCGGCCGCGTCGCTGGCCCGCGCGCTGGAACTGGGCATCATCGATGTCGCGACGGATGACCTGGCGCAGGCGCTCGATGGCGCCGACCTGGTGCTGCTCGCCGCGCCGGTGGCGCAAACCGAAGCGATCCTGGCGGCGCTGCTGCCGCATCTGCAGGCCGGCACGGTGCTCAGCGACGCCGGCAGCACCAAGACCGATGTGGTGGCCGCGGCGCGCCGCGCGCTGGGCGCCAAGGTTCATCAGTTCGTGCCGGGCCATCCGATCGCCGGACGCGAAACCAACGGGCCGGACGCCGCCATCATCGATCTGTACCGGGGCAAGAAAGTCGTGCTGACGCCGCTGGCGGAAAATGCCGCGGCCGATGTCGAGCGGGTCGCGCAAGCGTGGCGTGCCTGCGGCGCGCTGATCCATGCCTTGACGCCGCAAGAGCACGATAAGGTGTTCGCCTCGGTCAGCCATTTGCCGCATTTGCTGGCCTTTGCGCTGGTCGACGATATCGCCCACAAGCCGCACGCCGATCTGCTGTTCCAGTATGCCGCCAGCGGTTTCCGCGACTTTACCCGCATCGCCGGATCGTCGCCCGAAATGTGGCGCGACATCAGCCTGGCCAATCAAGCCGCGCTGCTGAACGAACTCGATGCCTACCTGTCACAATTGACACAGCTGCGCGGCATGCTGGCCGCCGGCGACGGCGCCGCCATCGAGGCTGTGTACGGCAACGCCCAGCGCGCCCGCGAACAGTGGATCGCGACGATCGAGTCCGCCGAAGCCCCGGCCGCGGCCCGCTCACACCCCTAG